The proteins below come from a single Sorghum bicolor cultivar BTx623 chromosome 4, Sorghum_bicolor_NCBIv3, whole genome shotgun sequence genomic window:
- the LOC8068895 gene encoding probable serine/threonine-protein kinase At1g54610, translated as MGGLCSKEGVVEAPPAEPHPVAQLHKASSQSLKQLITLTAKEDDAAVVHAVISRTESNAKANGGIGAPAPASEKTAPPVVVITSLSKSYSTAGAAPTHHRCATLDIGGPGTNNAPAQVISSVPQGFSGEHVIAGWPSWLTSVAGEIVEGWLPRRADTFERLDKIGQGTYSNVYKARDLQSGKIVALKRVRFVNMDPESVRFMAREIHILRRLDHPNVIKLEGIVTSRLSHSLYLVFEYMEHDLAGLAALSGQRFTEPQVKCFMRQILEGLRHCHARGVLHRDIKGSNLLIGDDGVLRIADFGLATFFDPGKPQHMTSRVVTLWYRPPELLLGATQYGVAVDLWSTGCILAELLAGKPIMPGQTEIEQLHKIFKLCGSPSEDYWAKAKLPDVTLFKPQRPYRRKIAETFKDFPPTALELLDTLLAIEPSDRGTVASALDSEFFRTKPLACDPASLPKYPPCKEYDAKLRGQEASRQNAAGIGGKGSVSVKPGRDDVKGAAPAQDVAIADYQRRQARANQKSTSHHYSSLEDSVPGFRIEPPAVAVRGPATLQTGGGFGSTWYNRSDQRAVSRASSSVRASSSSSHLTSQRSYAQSRGTDLHPSSSAATNANSRYNRLDVAEPANAVGRPGSSHHKDLGMRDASAGFGARNKRIHYSGPLMPPGGNMEDMLKEHEKQIQQAVRKARVEKEKTNRHYY; from the exons ATGGGCGGCCTCTGCTCCAAGGAGGGCGTCGTGGAGGCGCCGCCCGCCGAGCCCCACCCCGTGGCGCAGCTGCACAAGGCGTCGAGCCAGTCCCTGAAGCAGCTCATCACGCTCACCGCCAAGGAGGACGACGCCGCCGTCGTGCACGCCGTCATCTCCCGGACGGAGTCCAACGCCAAGGCCAACGGCGGCATcggcgcgcccgcgcccgcgtcgGAGAAGACCGCGCCTCCCGTGGTGGTCATCACGTCCCTCAGCAAGTCCTACAGCACCGCCGGGGCGGCGCCCACGCACCACCGGTGCGCCACGCTTGACATCGGCGGGCCCGGGACCAACAACGCGCCGGCGCAGGTGATCTCCAGCGTGCCGCAGGGGTTCTCCGGCGAGCACGTCATCGCCGGGTGGCCCTCCTGGCTGACGTCCGTCGCCGGCGAGATCGTCGAAGGGTGGCTTCCCCGGCGCGCCGACACGTTCGAGCGGCTGGACAAGATCGGTCAGGGCACGTACAGCAACGTGTACAAGGCGCGGGACCTGCAGAGCGGCAAGATCGTGGCGCTGAAGCGGGTGCGCTTCGTCAACATGGACCCGGAGAGCGTGCGGTTCATGGCGCGGGAGATCCACATCCTCCGCCGCCTCGACCACCCGAACGTGATCAAGCTGGAGGGCATCGTCACGTCGCGCCTCTCGCACAGCCTCTACCTCGTCTTCGAGTACATGGAGCACGACCTCGCCGGCCTCGCCGCGCTGTCCGGGCAGCGCTTCACGGAGCCGCAGGTCAAGTGCTTCATGCGCCAGATCCTCGAGGGCCTGCGCCACTGCCACGCGCGGGGCGTCCTGCACCGGGACATCAAGGGATCCAACCTCCTCATCGGCGACGACGGCGTGCTCCGGATCGCCGACTTCGGGCTCGCCACCTTCTTCGACCCCGGGAAGCCGCAGCACATGACCAGCCGCGTCGTCACGCTCTGGTACCGCCCGCCGGAGCTCCTGCTCGGCGCCACCCAGTACGGCGTCGCCGTCGACCTGTGGAGCACCGGCTGCATCCTCGCCGAGCTGCTCGCGGGAAAGCCCATCATGCCCGGCCAGACCGAG ATCGAGCAGCTGCACAAGATCTTCAAGCTCTGCGGCTCGCCGTCCGAGGACTACTGGGCCAAGGCGAAGCTACCGGACGTGACGCTCTTCAAGCCGCAGCGGCCGTACCGGCGCAAGATCGCCGAGACGTTCAAGGACTTCCCGCCGACGGCCCTTGAGCTCCTGGACACGCTGCTCGCCATCGAGCCGTCGGACCGGGGCACGGTGGCCTCTGCTCTGGACAGCGAG TTCTTCAGGACCAAGCCGCTGGCGTGTGATCCGGCGAGCCTGCCCAAGTACCCGCCCTGCAAGGAGTACGACGCCAAGCTCCGAGGCCAGGAGGCCAGCAG gcaaAACGCAGCGGGCATCGGAGGCAAGGGCTCCGTATCCGTCAAACCAGGGAGAGACGACGTCAAGGGCGCCGCGCCAGCTCAGGACGTCGCCATTGCCGACTACCAG AGGAGGCAGGCGCGCGCCAACCAGAAGAGCACGAGCCACCACTACAGCTCGCTGGAAGACAGCGTGCCGGGCTTCCGCATCGAGCCGCCGGCCGTGGCCGTGCGCGGGCCGGCGACGCTGCAGACCGGCGGCGGGTTCGGGTCGACGTGGTACAACAGGAGCGACCAGCGGGCGGTCTCGCGCGCGTCCAGCTCCGTcagggcgtcgtcgtcgtcgtcgcaccTCACCTCGCAGCGGTCCTACGCGCAGTCCCGGGGCACCGACCTGCACCCGAGCTCGTCGGCCGCCACCAACGCCAACTCCAGGTACAACCGCCTCGACGTCGCGGAGCCGGCCAACGCCGTCGGCCGCCCCGGCTCCTCCCACCACAAGGACCTCGGCATGAGGGACGCATCAGCC GGTTTCGGAGCGAGGAACAAGAGGATCCATTACTCGGGGCCGCTGATGCCGCCCGGCGGGAACATGGAGGACATGCTCAAGGAGCACGAGAAGCAGATCCAGCAGGCCGTGCGCAAGGCGCGAGTCGAGAAGGAGAAGACCAACAGGCACTATTACTGA
- the LOC110434818 gene encoding proline-rich receptor-like protein kinase PERK9: MVVIKTQPPPALRHIRANHGRLRGHRSGRPEISIPSPGKPAAWPNWGARPPPRLSCPSCAPLPALATSAPPLHLQLTDSLAPPARRESRQPPRFPPPPSFIRNGSSSPGLPFVSPPAPLLSVAPARAQLSGPGAGYARARVLLFRRSQPRLAMPPSPPPPSSLHHQRPTTPPPALSRFPSGALAS; encoded by the coding sequence ATGGTGGTAATCAAAACCCAACCACCGCCAGCGCTACGCCACATCAGGGCAAATCATGGGAGGCTGCGTGGCCATCGCTCGGGACGTCCAGAGATATCCATCCCCTCCCCTGGGAAACCCGCGGCCTGGCCTAATTGGGGCGCACGTCCCCCGCCCCGCCTGTCCTGTCCATCGTGCGCGCCACTACCCGCCCTGGCCACCTCAGCTCCACCACTCCACCTCCAGCTCACTGACTCCCTGGCCCCACCGGCCCGCCGTGAATCGCGCCAACCGCCGCGCTTCCCCCCTCCCCCGTCGTTTATTCGTAACGGCTCGTCGTCCCCGGGCCTCCCTTTTGTCTCCCCGCCCGCCCCTTTGCTCTCCGTCGCTCCCGCGCGCGCGCAGCTGTCCGGCCCCGGCGCCGGATACGCGCGTGCCCGCGTTCTTCTGTTCAGGCGGTCGCAACCGCGTCTCGCCATGCCTCCATCGCCACCTCCTCCCTCCTCGCTCCACCACCAACGACCAACGACGCCGCCTCCTGCCCTCTCCCGCTTCCCGTCGGGCGCGCTGGCCTCCTAG